Proteins co-encoded in one Candidatus Bathyarchaeia archaeon genomic window:
- a CDS encoding zinc-binding dehydrogenase produces MKAVRFHEFGGPEKLRLEEVPSPKIGPLEVLVRVKACALNHLDIWARLGTRNERIPLPHISGSDISGEVVEVGELVTGHSKGEKALMAPGLSCGICDYCSNSWDSLCESYKIIGYETQGGYAEYVAVPGANVLPIPEKLSFEQAASVPLVFLTAWHMLVTRAHLVPGETVLVWAAGSGVGSAAVQVAKLLGAKVIATVGNDTKKEKAQKLGANFVLNHNTQDIPGEIKRVTDGRKANVVFDHIGQATWEKSMRSMAPAGRLVNCGVTSGGKAEIDIRYIFVKQFSLMGSYMGGRGELLKILELFEDGRLKPVIDSIFPLAEAAKAQEKMEKSEHFGKIVLKV; encoded by the coding sequence TTGAAGGCTGTTAGATTCCACGAATTCGGTGGACCCGAGAAGCTTCGGCTTGAAGAGGTCCCTAGTCCGAAAATCGGCCCTTTAGAAGTTCTGGTTAGAGTGAAAGCGTGTGCACTCAATCATTTGGACATCTGGGCGAGACTGGGAACGAGGAATGAGAGAATACCCCTGCCTCACATTTCAGGCTCTGACATTTCAGGAGAGGTTGTTGAGGTTGGAGAACTGGTCACGGGACATTCCAAAGGCGAGAAAGCTTTGATGGCGCCAGGACTAAGCTGTGGGATCTGTGATTATTGCAGCAACAGCTGGGACAGCCTTTGCGAGTCCTACAAGATAATTGGATACGAGACCCAGGGTGGCTATGCCGAGTATGTTGCAGTTCCTGGGGCAAATGTTCTACCAATCCCAGAAAAACTCAGCTTCGAACAAGCTGCTTCCGTCCCGTTAGTATTCTTGACTGCCTGGCATATGCTTGTGACCCGGGCACATCTTGTTCCCGGAGAAACGGTTCTCGTTTGGGCTGCGGGAAGCGGCGTTGGGAGCGCTGCTGTTCAGGTTGCAAAGCTACTCGGCGCGAAAGTCATTGCTACTGTTGGGAATGATACGAAAAAAGAGAAAGCGCAGAAACTAGGAGCAAATTTTGTTCTCAACCACAACACCCAAGACATTCCCGGTGAGATCAAGCGAGTAACCGATGGGCGGAAGGCGAATGTCGTCTTCGATCACATCGGACAAGCGACGTGGGAGAAAAGTATGAGGTCAATGGCGCCGGCTGGACGACTGGTCAACTGTGGGGTTACTAGCGGCGGAAAGGCGGAGATCGACATTCGGTACATCTTCGTGAAACAGTTCTCTCTCATGGGTTCTTACATGGGGGGTCGAGGAGAGCTCCTTAAAATCCTAGAATTGTTCGAGGATGGAAGGCTCAAGCCTGTTATCGATTCAATCTTCCCGCTTGCAGAGGCAGCGAAGGCTCAGGAGAAGATGGAAAAGAGCGAGCACTTTGGAAAGATAGTCCTCAAAGTCTAG
- a CDS encoding DUF4382 domain-containing protein encodes MDLATRKMVYYGLLGLLIAGSTITLFHEAPKVLPVPIPILVKDGTLSVYFKNVPSDISGNQGMSNTGPLPGNLPISVHLPKVFTIVNLNVTIDSIVFHKSGGNDSGWTDVPSVPVTINLLQPTSVSVLIGSVKIPSENVTMVELHVSKAMAAVSVAGALTLTVEQVVVSSENLKIQIDSGVSVEPQMTTSIVADRPHIVIQGNGTIRLTPELSVDSVDGPK; translated from the coding sequence ATGGATCTGGCAACCCGAAAGATGGTCTACTACGGCCTCTTGGGCCTGCTTATAGCCGGTTCAACCATAACCTTGTTCCACGAGGCTCCGAAGGTATTGCCTGTCCCCATCCCGATTCTAGTCAAGGACGGGACCCTCTCAGTATACTTCAAGAATGTTCCATCAGATATCTCAGGCAATCAAGGTATGTCCAACACCGGACCTTTGCCAGGTAACCTTCCCATCAGTGTTCATCTTCCCAAAGTATTCACGATTGTCAATCTTAATGTTACAATCGACTCCATTGTCTTTCATAAAAGTGGAGGCAACGATAGTGGATGGACGGACGTTCCGAGTGTTCCGGTCACGATCAACCTTCTACAGCCTACGAGCGTTTCAGTACTGATCGGCTCGGTGAAGATCCCATCAGAGAATGTTACAATGGTGGAGCTGCACGTGTCCAAAGCCATGGCGGCTGTAAGCGTCGCAGGCGCACTAACTCTGACTGTCGAGCAAGTTGTTGTGTCAAGCGAAAATCTGAAGATTCAGATAGATTCAGGAGTGAGCGTCGAGCCTCAGATGACGACAAGCATAGTGGCAGATCGACCTCACATCGTCATTCAGGGCAACGGCACTATCCGCCTAACCCCCGAGCTCAGTGTGGACAGCGTCGACGGACCGAAGTAG
- a CDS encoding tRNA(Ile)(2)-agmatinylcytidine synthase — protein MRTEFHIGIDDTDSRLGGCTTYTVALIFRELVSKGFKPLDYPWLVRLNPNIPWKTRGNGALSLHFNLKEDEVADAKKIAIAAVQKTSDLARRSTDPAVVFLKRPVPSVLRDFSTRALHDVLSVREARHIAGVVDAEVFLLKGSRGLIGAFAGVGADLSQDHTFEIIAYRTPEYVGTERRVNQNSVRQMNEKYQGSTFNNIDPETGRILICPHGPDPVLFGIRGEDPVTLVQAFKQIEVEEPIASAMIFKTNQGTDAHLNNHRTIETLRPYQSTTITGEVSNAPERIRGGHVIFGLCDETGKIDCAAYSPAGDVRDGALQLIPGDFVTVSGGIRRRPLGEITMNVEKLKVTRLVDAVRWENPLCSRCGARCESMGKDQAFRCKRCKARFPKTQRIKRLDDRDVRLGEYLPPPRAHRHLTKPASRYEINRSMSPETNSTFIDRTLESLVLIPTVV, from the coding sequence GTGCGAACTGAGTTTCACATCGGAATTGACGACACTGACTCTAGACTCGGAGGATGCACCACATACACCGTTGCACTCATTTTTCGCGAATTAGTCTCCAAAGGATTCAAGCCCCTCGACTATCCCTGGCTAGTACGACTGAACCCTAACATTCCCTGGAAGACCCGAGGAAACGGAGCTCTTTCACTTCACTTCAATCTCAAAGAAGATGAGGTAGCAGACGCGAAAAAAATCGCTATTGCGGCTGTCCAAAAAACCTCAGACCTTGCTCGTCGATCAACAGACCCAGCCGTGGTCTTCCTCAAGCGCCCTGTGCCTTCAGTGCTGAGAGATTTTTCCACCAGAGCGTTACACGATGTTCTCTCAGTTCGGGAAGCGAGACACATTGCAGGCGTCGTAGACGCAGAAGTATTCTTGCTCAAAGGGTCCCGAGGACTGATTGGAGCGTTTGCGGGTGTTGGAGCCGACCTCAGCCAGGACCATACTTTCGAGATTATCGCCTACAGAACCCCTGAATACGTTGGGACGGAGCGAAGAGTGAACCAGAATTCGGTTCGACAAATGAATGAAAAGTATCAAGGATCAACTTTCAATAACATTGACCCTGAAACAGGTAGAATACTCATTTGCCCCCACGGCCCCGACCCAGTCCTGTTTGGAATCCGAGGCGAAGACCCAGTTACTCTCGTTCAAGCGTTCAAACAAATCGAGGTTGAAGAACCAATCGCCAGTGCGATGATCTTCAAGACAAACCAGGGAACCGACGCGCATCTGAACAATCACAGAACAATTGAGACACTTCGACCCTATCAATCCACCACTATTACCGGTGAGGTCAGCAATGCCCCAGAAAGGATTCGCGGCGGCCACGTGATCTTCGGACTATGTGACGAAACAGGCAAGATTGATTGCGCCGCCTACAGCCCGGCCGGAGATGTTCGCGATGGGGCCCTTCAACTGATCCCTGGAGACTTTGTTACTGTTTCAGGCGGAATCCGTCGTCGGCCACTCGGAGAAATCACCATGAACGTTGAAAAACTCAAAGTGACGAGACTAGTTGACGCCGTCCGATGGGAGAATCCTCTTTGTTCAAGATGCGGAGCTCGCTGTGAATCTATGGGAAAAGATCAAGCATTCAGATGCAAGAGATGCAAAGCGCGTTTCCCAAAAACGCAGAGAATCAAAAGACTTGATGATCGAGATGTTCGTTTGGGAGAGTATCTCCCACCTCCTAGGGCGCATAGACACCTGACAAAGCCTGCCTCCCGATATGAAATCAATCGGTCTATGTCACCAGAAACAAATAGCACATTCATCGACCGGACTCTAGAATCGCTTGTCTTGATTCCGACAGTAGTCTGA
- a CDS encoding Lrp/AsnC ligand binding domain-containing protein, with protein sequence MPMAFVLINAEIGSEDQVVKELKSVPQVKEAYMVYGVYDIVAKVAADSMDKLKEIITWKVRHLNKVKSTLTMIVIEN encoded by the coding sequence ATGCCGATGGCTTTCGTTCTGATAAACGCTGAGATTGGTTCCGAAGACCAAGTCGTCAAGGAACTCAAGTCTGTTCCTCAAGTCAAAGAGGCTTACATGGTCTACGGAGTGTACGACATTGTTGCAAAGGTCGCCGCGGATAGTATGGACAAGCTGAAAGAGATAATCACCTGGAAGGTTCGCCATCTCAACAAGGTAAAGTCCACGCTGACAATGATCGTTATCGAGAACTAG
- a CDS encoding transposase → MLAIKSVKQNYAPSTEVLELLEIFRRMVNQCLVIGLSQNVSSLKSLCLLSYKELKGYALPSCYKLCAISRAAGILASRKKSLRRGFPTKSPHAVKPLLISCYNFKVENGYLRIPMGRKIYERIPLTNHTASVLSDKTLRVRSFTLTAHTMSLCVSKEIDVLMCVGTVGVDRNLRNLTCGDEETVLHYDLSRAVDITDTTSRILSSFKRNDCRVGQKLASKYGRRRRNRTINLLHNATKSIVERAFENRKAVVLENIRGIRRLYQKGNWQGRSFRGRMNGWSFGEAQRQIEYKAAWTGLPVVRLSRRETFGTSSMCPKCGERLQPDGRQGRCLWCDKCEMWADRDVVAVVNISRRGRLRFDRSKGGAAEALRGNPTPTVIPGVDASKLTYPAIS, encoded by the coding sequence GTGCTTGCAATCAAGTCGGTAAAGCAGAACTATGCTCCATCGACGGAGGTTCTCGAACTTCTCGAGATATTCAGAAGAATGGTAAACCAATGTCTAGTAATTGGGCTTTCGCAGAACGTCTCGTCCCTCAAGAGCCTATGCCTCCTCTCATACAAAGAGCTGAAGGGATATGCGTTGCCGTCGTGCTACAAGCTCTGCGCCATATCCCGAGCCGCAGGCATACTGGCCTCAAGAAAGAAGTCTCTAAGGAGAGGTTTCCCGACAAAGAGTCCGCACGCAGTCAAGCCCCTTCTGATCTCATGTTACAACTTCAAGGTAGAGAATGGTTATTTGCGAATACCTATGGGCCGAAAGATCTACGAAAGAATTCCTCTAACGAACCACACCGCCTCGGTGCTTTCCGACAAAACCTTGCGCGTGCGCTCCTTCACGCTTACCGCACATACGATGAGCCTCTGTGTCTCAAAGGAGATCGATGTGCTTATGTGCGTAGGTACGGTTGGTGTCGACCGCAATCTGCGCAACCTGACTTGCGGGGATGAGGAGACGGTTCTCCATTATGACCTATCCAGGGCTGTTGACATAACCGACACAACATCAAGAATACTATCTTCCTTCAAGAGGAACGATTGTAGGGTCGGCCAGAAGCTCGCGTCAAAATATGGTAGACGCCGGAGGAACCGGACCATTAATCTCCTGCACAATGCCACGAAGTCGATTGTTGAAAGGGCTTTCGAGAATCGAAAGGCGGTTGTCCTCGAAAACATCCGTGGGATCCGGAGACTCTACCAAAAGGGCAACTGGCAGGGGAGGAGCTTCAGGGGGAGAATGAACGGCTGGTCGTTTGGGGAGGCTCAACGTCAGATCGAGTATAAGGCCGCTTGGACAGGCCTACCTGTGGTACGTTTGTCGAGACGTGAAACGTTTGGCACCAGTAGCATGTGTCCGAAATGCGGGGAGAGACTCCAACCGGACGGCAGACAAGGAAGATGTCTTTGGTGCGATAAGTGTGAGATGTGGGCCGACCGCGATGTTGTTGCTGTGGTAAACATTTCACGGCGTGGACGGTTGAGGTTCGACCGTTCAAAAGGCGGGGCAGCTGAAGCGTTGAGAGGGAACCCGACGCCTACGGTAATCCCTGGAGTCGATGCCTCGAAGCTAACTTATCCTGCGATAAGCTAG
- a CDS encoding A24 family peptidase C-terminal domain-containing protein has product MSTTTPPSIDLAALLVSLGVLIVASLSDLKTREVSNRFWIVYAPVAAALFLARIAFAPDTVAILLVSAGATIVVAFLLFQFGAMGGADSKALMCIALALPVAPAFLLPLWQAPLIFYPFPIAILVNSFLLSVSMMFILLGKNLLSRSSAGKGLFQGFEKESVLRKALVLLTSYKTSFNALQSSTYLYPAEQVAVVDSRPVRHLHLVSSVEEEREKLVAGLEGYKNQGLFSDGVWVTPGLPHLVFMTASLVFTVVIGDLLMWLFFRAVGVS; this is encoded by the coding sequence ATGAGTACCACGACGCCGCCAAGTATCGATCTGGCAGCTCTCCTTGTAAGTTTAGGAGTGCTGATAGTGGCGTCGCTAAGCGATCTGAAGACGCGAGAAGTCTCCAACAGATTCTGGATTGTCTATGCGCCTGTGGCAGCTGCGCTATTCCTGGCGCGGATCGCCTTTGCCCCGGATACCGTTGCCATTCTGCTCGTTTCGGCCGGGGCAACCATCGTAGTCGCCTTTCTGCTCTTTCAGTTCGGAGCGATGGGTGGAGCTGACAGTAAAGCGTTGATGTGCATTGCTTTGGCTCTGCCTGTCGCACCAGCGTTTCTATTGCCGCTCTGGCAGGCTCCCTTGATCTTCTATCCGTTCCCGATCGCGATCCTAGTCAACTCATTCCTGCTATCTGTCAGTATGATGTTCATTCTGTTGGGAAAGAACCTCTTGTCCAGATCCTCCGCTGGAAAGGGTCTATTCCAAGGGTTTGAGAAAGAATCTGTTCTCAGAAAGGCTCTGGTTCTTCTCACGTCGTACAAGACGAGTTTCAATGCTCTTCAATCAAGCACGTACTTGTATCCAGCCGAACAAGTTGCCGTAGTGGATTCGCGGCCAGTGCGACACTTGCATCTCGTGTCCTCTGTAGAAGAGGAACGGGAGAAATTAGTTGCAGGGCTTGAGGGATACAAGAATCAGGGTTTGTTCTCAGACGGAGTTTGGGTGACTCCCGGCCTACCACATCTGGTATTCATGACAGCGAGTCTGGTCTTTACCGTTGTAATTGGTGATTTGTTGATGTGGCTCTTTTTCAGAGCCGTGGGGGTTTCATGA
- a CDS encoding helix-turn-helix domain-containing protein: MAADEFSVQSLMKLGLTEYEARIYVVLTKMGPRNASEISFLGKVPRPKTYGAIRGLESKGLLRIVPGKPERYMAVSPNDVLIPLVEKLNKETTECVQVVENLAMAFESSRYVYTEKPYERYDLWSVRGRDKVYKRIQDMIGEAKVNVFFTTTANGLVRIYKAHSEVLEKAAERGAKVRVAAPINQTNQSVARELGEVIEVRNSAGPMVKFLTADSAEIIFTEDIPDDTNVATGQDVATWTNDPLLVKAHEKMFEQLWPPQPQQKEVLKAKAR, from the coding sequence TTGGCCGCAGACGAATTCAGCGTGCAGTCGCTGATGAAACTTGGACTGACAGAGTACGAGGCCCGTATCTACGTCGTATTGACGAAGATGGGGCCTAGAAACGCTAGCGAGATCAGTTTCCTCGGCAAGGTTCCAAGGCCTAAGACATATGGCGCCATCCGTGGACTAGAAAGCAAGGGACTACTGCGGATTGTACCCGGCAAACCGGAAAGATACATGGCCGTCTCACCGAACGACGTACTGATACCCCTGGTTGAGAAACTGAACAAGGAAACGACAGAATGCGTCCAGGTCGTTGAAAACCTGGCAATGGCCTTCGAGTCCTCAAGATACGTCTACACCGAAAAACCCTACGAGAGATACGACCTCTGGAGCGTCAGAGGAAGAGACAAAGTCTACAAGCGCATTCAAGACATGATCGGCGAGGCAAAGGTCAACGTCTTCTTCACAACCACGGCGAACGGTCTAGTACGAATCTACAAAGCCCACTCAGAGGTCCTGGAGAAAGCTGCAGAACGAGGAGCCAAAGTCCGAGTTGCCGCGCCGATAAATCAGACCAATCAGAGTGTAGCGAGAGAACTGGGAGAAGTGATCGAAGTAAGAAACTCCGCGGGACCAATGGTAAAGTTCCTCACCGCCGATTCCGCAGAGATAATCTTCACTGAAGACATACCCGACGATACAAACGTGGCGACAGGACAGGACGTAGCGACTTGGACAAATGATCCATTGCTGGTAAAAGCGCACGAGAAAATGTTCGAGCAGCTTTGGCCACCGCAGCCGCAACAGAAGGAAGTATTGAAGGCCAAAGCACGCTAG
- a CDS encoding ATPase domain-containing protein, protein MSYDDQGQPANNDPYAYQDPSQYDPSQGYAGYENQGYENQGYDNSGYTPPPPQPEQQQRPQLQQLQRIPSGIPGFDQIVGGGLIRDRVYLLAGPAGAGKTIFSTQFLYNGISKYNENGVYVVLEETPQQLRENVYNSFGWNIQNYEDSGNIIILDAISSRLGLSSGERFVVPRPFTLEALLYEIQTAIQTVNARRVVIDSLDAMSLELTQVDLRSLIQRLTMILKSFGCTTLLVSGQAETTHQGRRAVEEYVVDGMIRLHHNLEESMSGETTLEQNALQGNSLEEDSFAMKVRSRKIEIPKMRGTSHSQYQHPFTIGENGIEIKSEPEVTKRLRRAIFKAKQVD, encoded by the coding sequence ATGAGCTACGATGACCAGGGACAACCGGCGAATAACGACCCTTACGCCTACCAGGATCCTTCCCAATACGATCCATCTCAAGGCTACGCGGGATACGAGAACCAAGGCTACGAGAATCAAGGATACGACAACTCGGGATACACACCACCACCTCCCCAACCGGAACAGCAACAACGCCCGCAGCTCCAACAGCTCCAGAGAATACCATCAGGAATACCAGGCTTCGATCAGATCGTCGGCGGCGGACTCATCCGCGATAGAGTCTACCTCCTCGCTGGACCTGCTGGTGCGGGGAAGACGATCTTCTCAACCCAGTTTCTCTACAACGGGATCTCGAAATACAATGAGAATGGAGTCTATGTCGTGTTAGAAGAGACTCCTCAACAGCTCCGGGAGAACGTGTACAACAGTTTCGGCTGGAACATCCAGAACTACGAAGACAGCGGCAACATAATCATCCTAGACGCGATTTCGAGCAGGCTAGGTCTAAGCAGTGGAGAACGGTTTGTCGTACCACGACCCTTCACACTAGAAGCACTCCTATACGAAATCCAGACCGCAATACAGACGGTAAACGCTCGCAGAGTAGTAATCGACTCCCTAGACGCTATGAGTCTCGAGCTAACACAAGTCGATCTCAGAAGCCTCATTCAGAGGCTCACGATGATACTCAAGTCCTTCGGTTGCACGACACTCCTAGTCAGCGGGCAAGCCGAAACAACTCACCAAGGACGGAGAGCCGTCGAGGAATACGTCGTCGACGGAATGATCAGGCTTCACCACAACCTCGAAGAAAGCATGAGCGGCGAAACCACACTCGAACAGAACGCACTCCAAGGAAACTCGCTAGAGGAGGACTCGTTCGCCATGAAAGTGCGCTCGCGAAAAATCGAGATTCCAAAAATGCGTGGTACCTCTCACTCGCAATACCAGCATCCTTTCACGATCGGAGAAAATGGGATCGAGATCAAATCAGAGCCAGAAGTCACCAAGCGTTTGAGACGCGCTATCTTCAAGGCGAAACAGGTTGATTAG
- a CDS encoding RAD55 family ATPase, with translation MIRGRNPERVRRIRVGMGGLDEKLGGGIPAGSTVLLISNQEGPVRLFCQQIAYLLGTEGHRIFYFTIVRDPAYIREEMMVYEWDTREMEQGRQWTFIDAYTPRVQSLQQGGSGPQTMGGGFLGPGSMSPGSRSLGSDLFVTLRREILSQLDEGDIVMIDSLSDLLVNHDAASVRELLEILGSQIHARNGLVFMPILSDIHDPHTVATLSHMSDVVVEFELESEHLEGKLRFYKMRRAQLRPLLLPFSITDRGVMAETFGRVI, from the coding sequence TTGATTAGGGGAAGAAATCCGGAGAGGGTTCGCCGAATCCGGGTTGGCATGGGCGGCCTGGACGAAAAACTTGGCGGCGGGATCCCAGCAGGCAGTACTGTCCTGCTGATCAGTAACCAAGAAGGGCCTGTCCGTTTATTTTGCCAGCAGATCGCCTATCTCCTCGGGACGGAGGGTCACAGAATTTTCTATTTCACAATTGTCAGAGATCCCGCGTACATCCGGGAAGAGATGATGGTGTATGAATGGGATACCAGAGAAATGGAACAGGGGAGACAGTGGACCTTTATCGACGCGTACACCCCAAGAGTGCAGTCCCTCCAACAGGGGGGTTCAGGGCCGCAGACCATGGGTGGTGGGTTCCTCGGTCCCGGGTCAATGAGTCCCGGTTCGAGAAGCCTCGGCTCGGACCTCTTTGTAACACTGCGGAGAGAAATACTGTCACAACTGGATGAAGGAGACATAGTAATGATAGACTCGCTCTCGGACCTGCTGGTTAATCATGACGCCGCATCCGTGCGCGAACTCTTGGAGATCCTAGGCAGCCAGATTCACGCTAGAAACGGGCTGGTCTTCATGCCTATCCTGTCGGATATCCACGATCCACACACTGTCGCCACATTGTCACACATGTCCGATGTCGTCGTGGAGTTCGAGCTTGAGTCTGAACACTTGGAGGGCAAATTGCGGTTCTACAAGATGAGGAGAGCGCAGCTGCGCCCATTGCTCTTACCATTCTCGATTACTGATAGGGGAGTCATGGCCGAGACATTCGGAAGGGTGATCTGA